The DNA segment TTGTCGCGAATTTGCTTGCGGATAATAGTCATCAGCTCTTCTTTAGAGCGCCCTTTTTGACGTTCTACGTAATAGAAATTCTTCATCCCTACATCGTCATAATCTTCAATGGACTCGAAGTGTACGTTTGTCATACCGATTTCTTGCCCTTGGTAAATAAACGGTGTCCCTTTCATGAAGAAGTAAATAGCTCCTAACATTTTCGAGCTCTCTTTCCAGTATGTCGTGTCATTTCCAATCGTAGACACGCTACGAGGCTGGTCATGATTCTCAAAGAACAACGCATTCCAGCCAATTCCCTCTAGACCATCCTGCCATCTCGACAATGCTTCCTTAATAGCTAGGACATCTACGCCTCCATCTGCACTCTTGTCCCATAATCCAAGATGCTCAAACTGGAAGATCATATCAAAGTACCCATTCTCCTCACCAACCCAGCGCTCTGCATCCTCAATTTCAACTCCGTTTGCTTCACCAACCGTCATGATGTCATACTTCTCAAATGTACGATCGGATAGTTCGCGTAGCCAGGAATCGATACCAGGTTGATTCATATGCATGTCAAAGCTTGGCACATAATCAAGCTTCTTTGGATTCTCTAAGTCGGGGAAGCCATCACGCTTCTTAATGTGGCTAATTGCATCAATTCTAAATCCGTCAATCCCTTTATCTAGCCACCAGTTCACCATGCTATAGAGTTCTTCACGCACTTCTTCATTCTCCCAATTCAGGTCTGGCTGCTTCTTGCTAAAGAGATGTAGATAGTACTGGCTTGTCTCTTCGTCGTACTCCCAAGCAGAGCCACTAAAGATGGACTCCCAGTTATTTGGTTCTTCGCCCCCATTCGCATCTTTCCAAATATACCAATCCCGCTTTGGTGAATCTTTAGATGCGCGTGATTCTATAAACCATGGGTGTTCATCGCTCGTATGATTAATCACTAAATCAAGAATGAGCTTCATCCCGCGCTTATGTACCTCTTTAAGCAGCAAGTCAAAGTCTTCCATTGTCCCAAACTCTTGAAGGATCCCCCGGTAGTTCGAAATGTCGTAACCGTTATCATCATTTGGCGATTCAAATATTGGGCAAATCCAA comes from the Pontibacillus halophilus JSM 076056 = DSM 19796 genome and includes:
- a CDS encoding glycoside hydrolase family 13 protein, with the protein product MKKQWWKEAVAYQIYPRSFRDSNGDGVGDLRGVIQQLDYLKDLGIDVIWICPIFESPNDDNGYDISNYRGILQEFGTMEDFDLLLKEVHKRGMKLILDLVINHTSDEHPWFIESRASKDSPKRDWYIWKDANGGEEPNNWESIFSGSAWEYDEETSQYYLHLFSKKQPDLNWENEEVREELYSMVNWWLDKGIDGFRIDAISHIKKRDGFPDLENPKKLDYVPSFDMHMNQPGIDSWLRELSDRTFEKYDIMTVGEANGVEIEDAERWVGEENGYFDMIFQFEHLGLWDKSADGGVDVLAIKEALSRWQDGLEGIGWNALFFENHDQPRSVSTIGNDTTYWKESSKMLGAIYFFMKGTPFIYQGQEIGMTNVHFESIEDYDDVGMKNFYYVERQKGRSKEELMTIIRKQIRDNSRTPMQWNDGHMAGFTEGNDTWIGLNPNYKEVNVAAQQEDKNSILSFYKSMIYLRKHHEEFVYGEFELLHPEHETLVAYKRKLYGKEAVVYANFSDQPLEYETDGDQLVLSNYDLLEPDQLQPYEVRVYINS